The nucleotide sequence GCAGCTCTTCTGGTACTACATCCTGGGGTGGGGTGAGTCAGGAGGATCAAACACATTTATGCCTTTTCCAATTCTTCTTGGAGTTGCTTAGTCTAGTTATGCAGGAATCATGTTAGCAGCAAATTTGCAGACCTGGCTCTGGCCACAAAGGGCCAGGTAGGTTGGGATAGCCCCTTAACATTATTGTTAAGGGGATTATTATTTCCCCTTAATTATTTACTCTGGTTATCTTTGTCCactattaaaatttgtttgatgatctgaaacatgacAAGCatgacaaatataaaaaaatcccaacaaaaaaaaaaagaaatcaggaagagggTAAGTACTTTTTCACGGCACTATACCCAAACACGTGAACGTGtattatacatacatatacatccTCATTCACTAATACACTAAAATGtaatgctgcagctgcagcagcctctGCAGAGATCCTGGGCGTCAGACTGGTATTCATTTctgattctctctctctctgtccaaaGGTTTTCCCATCGTTCCTGCTGTCACATATGCTGTGGCTCGTGGGCTTTTCCATGACGACCCGTAAGATGTAGCACATTTACTGTTTTGCCATTGTCATCTCTGTAAATCAGAAGTTCAGACTAAGATGAGAAATGTAGTAAGAAGTGTAGAGATATCCGTACTGGAAGTAGAGCAAATCACAAGAgagtttttcatcttttctatAGTCTCAAAATATGAAGTGGATTCTTGTATAGAAATATTTGCCTGAAAAATGTTCAACAAACTAAAGTCACTATATAATCGATATAAGCTATAAGCATGACTCGCTGAGAGTAATTTGATTCACTGTAATCCACATGTACAAACTGCAATGTGACCCATTCCCATAACCCACAATCTGTACAGTCACATGGTTTATATTGCCGGATTCATCACAGTCAGAccttccccccccaaaaaatgcaGTTGGTGTTTACtgatctttatatttttatatatgtagCGCTCTATTCAATCAGTCCATCATgatatttatattcttttttcaGATACACAGAAGAACCCTCTGCCCACTGTCACATCTAATTTGGGTTGAATCAGAGCTTCCATTATGAAATTTCTCCCATCTGAACTTTGTTCAGGAGTTTTTAAAATTTGGGGAGTTTTTTTTAGAATATCTGTCAATTTAACTGCTTTctcagtaaaatatttttatacaatTAAACATCTTATATATAAGAGACTATAtaagaatattaaaaaaaacactgtgatCCTTTGTTCTGCCTCCAGTATGGACTCAAAGAATAAAGTGCTTTTGCAGGTCTTTACTCTAGCCTCACAGTACAGTCTTTGCCAGAGTTTTTCTTGAGAGGAATTATAAAATATAGAATTATCTTATCAAATTGCATTGTTCATTGAGTGTGGCACAAATGATGAACAATGATttcctctttgtgtttgtttcaggtGCTGGATTAGCACGCACACTCTGCTGCTCTACATCGTACACGCCCCCATTCAGGTTGCACTCATTGTGAGTTGATAACAGtgtattttaaatatctttTACCCAAATTTTAAATATTGAGCCACAGCTCATTACACTGCTGCACACACTGATACATGAAATAGACACTTTACCAGATACACATTCATTTATTAACAAAGAGATCAAATACGCTGTGTCTGCCTTTAAGTGCCATGATAACTATTGCCAGGATAATTACAGCAAAATGATCAAATGCTACAATTTTCAAATCATAGCTTTGGCACTAGTTTCAGAACCTGGATGTCATTTTTcaaaactcaaaaaacaaaattctcgTTCAAAACACAGCATTTGCATTCGTATTTTTTCAAGGGAAAACTGGCACAGTTTCAGTGTTTAGTTGTTCAGAAAATCATTGAATATTAGAGTACATGCAGTACACATATGTCATTGCTGTAAAAGTGGAATCAATGAACaaatattaaatttactaaTGAAATCCACTGTAAGACAAGGAGAGCCTCTGCttctccacattgaaaggagacAGTTGAGGTTTCTTACTAGCTTAGCTGCTGTGCACCTCCTAGATGAGTTGCTCCAGGCATGTCCCACTCAACAGGAGGCctctggggcagacccaggacatgctggagagattacatctctcgtTTGGCTTGGGAAAAAACTTGGTCTCCGATTAGTCTGCTGCCCCCACAACTGGGACCCAGATAAGTAAAGAAAAATAGACGACTAGATAGATAAAATACACTGTAAATAACAGCATGGTTCCTTTTAAATGAAAGCAATTTACTAAAAATAATATACATATTGGAACATATTGGAAAGAACCTTTGGCGAGTCCAGGCCCGACACTGGTCTGCTGTCATGTTGCATGTCTGGAGGATGATCACTTGTTGATGCAGATGCCTGTCACATATTTTCTACTTCCATTTGGGGAAAAATGCTCAGTCAGACAGAGGAAAGGAGAGTGCATGGACAAGTCTATGGTGGTGAATTGTGGATGAAACCATGGCTGCACCTGAAAGCATCATGCAAATTATCATTGTCCCACACAGTATCACAGAATTCCCCAGCAGTCCCAGAGACCAGATTTAGCTCATAAGGAATGCTACAAGGAGCTCTGCATTGCATGAGCCAACACAAGATCTGCATCCCACCACACCATCTTCTAATATAGCAGCAGACATGTGATATTGGCCTCACGTTGTCAAGGTACTGTGATGATGTTCCACTGGCCAATGAAATTCTGACCTCGCTCTTTGTCGTGGCTTGTTGGAAGCCTGCCTCATCTACAAAAATGAACTTATGAGAGTTTTTATTTGCATCCAGAGCCATAAACTGAACATACTTAATGGTCTGTTGCTTCTCTATGCCTGCATTTCTCTTGAAAAGCACATAGTAGAGCTGTTTTAGGGAAATTGGGTACCTTTTCAGCATATGTGCAGTGGTTGGCATACTTACAGCTTCCACATTGCTGAAGTTGTCTTCATTGCCTGGGATGTGTTGCCTGATTTCTGTAAGGTGTCATTTCTGGTGCAGAAGAAGCCGATCACAGCCAACTCTTGTTCATCAGTTAGGAGTGTGTCTCTGCCTTCACTGTTTGGTTTAGTGTCAATTCCACTGGAATAATTATGGGAGAAAATTGATGTAATACTGTAGAGCAGATTTGGCCTCAAAACATGCTACACATTAGCATGTAGTACCCAACATGACATCCAGGTTCTGAAACGAGTGCCAAAATGATTGTATTTATCTGTAAAAGGCGCACAGAGTAAGTAGACAGTAAGTAGTCATGTATTAAACTTCAGTCTCCTTAATTACTGGGACTCCAGTGCCACCATCAGGCcacttgtattttttgtataaaagattttttaaagCCTCATAATAAACACTATGTCTCCTTCTTCTCTTCCATATTTGTTTTAAccacatatttttttctctatcCCCCTCCATGCATCTATCCAGGTGaactttttctttctcctgAATATCGTCCGGGTTCTGATAACGAAACTGAAAGAGACACACTGTGCTGAGTCCACGACCTACATGAAAGCAGTGAGAGCCACGCTCATCCTCATCCCTCTGCTGGGAATCCAGTATATCCTCATCCCTTGGGCGCCGGAGGGACGCATTAGCCGCGCCGTCTATGAGTTCTTTCTTAACATCTTCACTCACTTCCAGGTACACTCAAAACAATGGCACACTTGAGATACATTAAACTCTGTGATTAAACCAAAGACTGCTTTCGATAATTTGCAACATGCAGTGACAAAGGGCCACTTTTTGCTCCTAAAACTGCATAAATAAGCACTGTGTATTAATATTAGCCCGTTCCAAATTTACCACATAGATAGTGATCTCACTGAGAAATGGTTTTTTACTGCTATTGAATCTGTGGCTGTTACTTTTCAGGGACTCCTGGTGGCAtctattttctgtttctgcaaTAATGAGGTATGTCTAAGAAGTTTTCAAAGTGCTAAACTGACTGACTTCAGTCATGACACAaataatgcagattttttttttactcatttgaTATAAATTCTGTCCAAATTCCCAAAACGCTGACTTAGAATTGGCTAAAGAGCATAAATAAGATGACATTTATTCACTGTTGATGTGCAGGCTCAAACAGCAGTGCGGAGGAAGTGGTTTCAGTGTAAATCTGCCTGGGGCAAAACCGGCTGGGGTGAAACACCTCTCACCAACAGCCCCTTTAACTACCACACCAACTCTTCCATCACCGAAACCAGCCGCATCACCATGAACTCAGAGACGCCTGCCAATGCACCTTCAGAAAAAAAGGACTCGATCTCTGTGGTGCCGGAGAACGCCAGCAGGAAGAAGAGCAATGCATGCACCAACGGGGAGATAGGCAACATACTGGAGACCACTCAAATCTGactgaataaaacacagaggtgACGGTTTTAGtgccatatacacacacacacaacacacacactgaaaaaaacaggGACTGACGATgagttttcacaataaaagttaggttttgtatgtatgtacataATGTCTGGAGAGCGATTTAAAAGCATGTAATGTGTAGTTCATACAGGCACATTTCTACGCTTACGTTTTTGGACTTTTAGGAACTGATGAAGAAAACAATCATTCATTATCCTCGTTCATCATATCCAGTAATCGTATTGTAACGTTTTGTTATGTCGCTGCAGTCAAGTCAAGTTtcagttgttgtttgttttttgtagttttcatCAGAATAGAGAAAGATGACAGTCGGGACGCTGTATCTTAGATGCAGTTAGGAAAATAGATTTTTGGACAATGACACATCTCTACACCACCAAAGACGATCTATTAATGCGATTAATAAGAGTATTGCATTAGCTGTTTAGGAATTCCAGCCATTTTAATACATTGTCCCTTATTTTTCAAAAGTAACTGGATAAACCAGcatcattttaatttaacatttttttaagattTGGATGAAAATCCTTTCGGAGTCTAAAAACTTTGGATAtcatcaaatgctgcatttccTTTGAGATGCTCTGCCAGGTCTTAACTGCAGCCACAttcagttgctgcttgtttgtggatTTCCCTCCCTCTAGTTTGTATTTAGTAACTGTAAAATATGCTTTATTAGATTGAGATGAGGTGACTAGCTTGATTGTAGACTTTGAAATTATACAGCTACCTCCCTGAGAGTGTTCTTGGGTTGGCTAAATTCAAAGGGTCTTGTTAAACAAGGAAAGAATTTGCGATCATCCACTTTAGTTGCCTTTTGTGGGCTTCCAGATCTTTTAGTCCTGTTAATGGTCAGTAGTTTTTTCTGCTGAATGTAGTAGATTGTTGATTTGGCCACTTGAAAAGCTTTTGCTATCTGTCTGATAGGTTTATTTGGGGGGAATGATTTCCTCTTTCACTTTTGTAGACACCTTGTGGGCCCTCATATTGAGAGTTCCAGCAACTGCAGTCAATCCAGATATTTTATCTTAATCCTTATTTAAGCCTCTGATAACAGGGGACTGTGTATGAAAACATTGCTCATttctaaacagttaatgcatattttcaggtgagtgTTTGTGTCATTAGTTGCCCCATAGAGCCACCGAACGCTTGACTGTATATCAGAGTGACCAAGTGAATGTCGTAGCCCAcagatgtgatttttttttttttttacaaactttTATTTAAGAAAGATAAAAACACCTCATGGTGTCTTGAAAGCCAGCATCCTCATTAAAGTTGTTTCAGATATTAAATTTCACACCACAGTGAATCCTATAATAGAGATGGGATTTATTACCAGAGGGAGTGCTGTGCCCAGAGAGTTTGGAAAATACACTGTTATAGAACTAATGTGCCCTatacaaaatgcaaaaaaggCAAAATGCAGTAATATTTAGTTTGAGTtgatttttactgtaacaatgtaaaaaaataagaataagatgTTAACTTAAACCAAATGATACGGAAAGGCAGCTAACTAGACATGTAAATCTAAAAATTATATCCAAAGTTTAAGCTAGCTGGCCCAATAGCTGCAGCTGGATAATCTGAAACTTAAACCCTACTTAGTCTTTAGCATTTTGTCGAAAAATACCAATTTTGGTAAATTGAAGTGGCATTATGGTACTTCATCACCTAAGTAAACAACACAAGCAAACCCACTACGGTGAAAAGCTGAACTTAGTTAGATTTTAGCAAAAGGTAAAAGCTAGCAACTACTATGCTAGCTGTTTATTACGCAAGGTAATTCAGTTAGTTCAGTTCAAGAgaatgtaaggtaaagactaaACAatattgtgtgtgttgtggtttAACTAGACTTGTCGTGGCTAGTTATAGTTTGGAGTTTTATCCCTTAACTTCAATCTGTAACTGACCAGTCAGCATGTTAGGGTTTTATGGACAATCAGCAAAAGAGCTAAAAATCCAGGAGTGGTATTTTATTTATCGaaactttatttacatattATCCAAACTATATTTACATACGTGtgcaaaaaaatatttctattgCCAATCTTTTCTCATTGTCTCTTGCTGAGCTCCAGTTTCAGTTTCTCTACAATGAGATTAATAAGAACTAGAACGGCTCAACTAGGTTGGCTCAAAACTCTGAGGCTGAGCTTTAAGTACAGGAAAGGCTCAGAGAAGTTCCATAAATAGTGTGTGCACTAGACCCTGACCAATTTATCAGCAGACCGATACTATCAGCCAAAATGTTGGCCAATCTGTTGGTACTGAAGACATTGAATATGGCTGATAATTCAAATTTTTAAAAGGAAACGAGATGGGAGAACTACCCTTCAACTATGTCATGAATGTTGACGATATTTTGTCCACCAGGGGGCACTCTGCAACTGTTCGTAACTCACCTGTTTGGaatgccacaaacacaacaaccagCTGGGCGGAGcatataaaagtaaataaatagctACACATAACAAAATATAAGGAAAATCTATTCATGTTTCATGTGTTtaaaggggggggggagacATCGAACTTTTAAACCACCAATTATTGGTATCAGACAATTTGTTTCTTCACAAATTGCCACTGCTTTCTTGTgaacaatgtatgaaaaaaatgCACTTATTTAATGTCTGCCATTAATGTTTCTTTTataattacattaattttaTTGTAATAGAACAGGTTATACTGATCTGATGTAAAGCTTTAATACCCTGAGGTTTCAGATGAAATGAAGATGAGCTTTTGTCTAACTTTTGCAGACAGGAGAAGAGTTTGTGTGTAACAGATATGTGTGTGCCTTTTTTGTTATAGTTTTTTCCATAGTGttgctgttttattatttcaaaGAGTGCTTATTATGGTTACACAATGCTTTCTCTCTTCCTTTGCACAGTTATACTTTACAGTGACGTcacagaaatacaatttaatAGTAGTGCACTGTATGTATCCTGGCTACAGACCACTGGAAAACTGAGCAAGTCTTATTGTTAAAGGTGAGCTGTTAGCAAATGTATTTAGCTGTTATTAcagcatgcatacacacacatcataacagaaaaacaaaggcTCCAGTGTGAGTATAGTGAGGTAACAGGAAATTAACGAAGTATGGGAAAGCACTGTGAAGGAGCTATTTCACTTAATCCCACCAACTTGGGAAGTACCTGCTCAGCAGAGAAACAACTGTCATGGATGCATTTGCAAAGCAATTTGAGAAACATTCCAATAAAGTGCCAAACAAATTTTCACTTCAAACATATTactctaaggagcttggaaagaaaagcgactcaaggatggtcgttcacagtggacatagatggcgtctttcactcctctttcaaaccatctgtcttcaaGAAACCTAAAGAAGCCCAGTCGTGTTTCTTTCACAGCTGCTTAGATTGCCATGAcgtggatgactgagaacctacacagacaaacataatactgaatttatatttttaacactGCCATTTATGTATGGAAATAAATCTGTGTGAACATAAGCCCGCTGTGTCTGTTACTATTCTATACTCTGGGTTATTTTGggaatatttgtattttacatAAGTGTTTCTGCTGTTATTTTACATACTTATGCTCAACTATTTTcccattaaaatattttaagtttTGCTCATTACTTTATTATTTGGCGTATATTTAATATGGCAATCGTGTggtactttatttattttttggtttgtttattatttattttatttaatataccTTGTTTAGTGTAAACCAACGCTATataaagtaattaaaataaGTACTATTAAATTTAACAGGTAATTGAGATTATATGTTGGGAAATAAGCAGTTTGCTAGGATGACCTAGCAATTCGTTTTTCGTTGTAGGCATTTGTTAATGAATTGACAATTAGAATTATTCATTTAGAATTCCATTCCATTGACCattaaataatcaaataacAAATTACTTGGTGGATATGACAGGGCAATCTTCCCCAAGTGTTTACGTGTATAATCcattattttgtaaaatatCTTAAATAGCAAAGAGTTAAGCGAAGCCAAAGAATAaatatctgctttaaggtttttCGCTGTTTTCTAAGTACATGTCGGTTTACTTAAAAGAAAACCGCATTTTCTTGCATTGTAGTAGAAAAGGACGAGGTCCCACCGAGATTTGAACTCGGATCGCTGGATTCAAAGTCCAGAGTGCTAACCATTACACCATGGGACCGGATGGTATCGCCACATTGGGTCGTCGACTTTTGAAGGAAGTGAAGAGACTGCTTAAACTCTTAgacgtgtttgtgtgtttaggTTCAGCTACATTACAACGACACCGCTGAAACGATGACAGTAAACTGTAATTTATCTTTATAGCCTATTTAAAGATAGCTGACGGGATATGAGTGACGTTAGCTGCAAAGAGGCGTTGTAGGTTTTAAGCGAGCCCCTTTAGCTAACTCAAACATGCCAAAGACTGAAAAGGCAGCGTTGATTCTATGCGCTTTTATATGAGTAGTAGTTTGCGTGTACTCGGTAGTATAACTAGCTAGTATCATGACAACACAACGAGATATTTCACTACCGTGAGTTCTCATAAGAAACGCCGCTAATCTTAATCGTTGCTTCCAGGTTCATTCTTACGTACACGTAGATTAGTTCGGATACTAGAAATGAACTGAATAATAAATCAGAAAGCAGCAGTGAGAATAAAGTATATGTACGTCTGTTAATGTTATGTTATTATCTTTagttggttgttgttgtttattgctgAGTTGTAGTAACACAATACGCCACGTGGAGGCAGCAGAGAATGTGTTTTTAACCATACTCCACACCGTCGTCTACTTCTCTATGTTTTTGTATGGTTTGCATTTTTATCACATAATTTCACTAAAATGTGCTCTTTATTGGGCTGTACAGGAAGGAATTCCACCCATATTAAATCACCACCCCCGGATACTTTGTTGAAAATGCAGGTAATGAGGCAGGCTACAAGTTCTGTCCCTACACTTGATTAAACTATTGTAATGACATTTTTCCCCTAAATGAGATTGATTATATTTTAATCAAACCTAAAAATAAATTTCCACTTTTCCACGGTCACTGAGCTTATGCACTACAGCCGAATAAGCACGATTGGTTTTGCCCCAGTTGTGCAGACCTAGATAATTACAGAATGCTGTGGATGAGCTTCTCTGTATAAGCTCTGCAAGTCCATCCAATACAGCTCCATCCACCCATAGTGTAATAGAGGGGTGCTCTGGTGATACATTCACCTGATTCCCCACAGCTTATCTATACTAACAGCTTAAAGCAGCCATACTCATTACAATCTCTAGCATGTGAGCGGATGCCTCCCGCTTGACCTTTGGCCCCATTAAAGACTGGTTTTAATGCACGTATGTTTAAGCAAACAGGCCACTTGGTTACACTCACATTCGACCTAAGAAGGATCAGAGGGAGATCAATGTGGTGTTGAACTTTGGATGCAGGAATGTGACTGAAATCAATTCAGTGGAGTGTTTGTTGCAGATCGTCCTATACTGTGGTAACCCCTATATGCAGGTAGTAGGTCAGCCACACAGAAGGAAATAAGGTATGATTTCAATCTTTCTTCACGAGAACAGCCCTAATAGTTATCATTTCACCCAATTATCAAATGCAGGGTCAATATCGATGTGCTACATTTATCTCTATCCAActtaaatatacacacacatttattgacattttgAAAGTGTCATGATCAAAGATCATTTGAAGCATTCAAGGTGAAAAACTGCTGAATGCAAGCATGAATAAATCCCATATGCACATCACATGTGAGCAGGCACAGGAGTAAATGAGCCTCTGTTCTTTTCCTTTAATCCCAGCCTGTCAGATTTAGGCTAAATCCTGTTTTAGTGATAGCCTCAGTTCTTGTCCAGGCAAGACAAGATGGTATGTGTGGCCCTTCAGTCTGTTCTACACACTATACACTGTTTAATTTTTCTGTAATACGCTTTTACAATGTGCATAGATTTAGCATTTTTAAGTCCTTTTTTAAGCTATACTATGCATCAGTGCTTATACGTGCTTTcagtaaagtttattttaatCATATGTGAACTGGGGTAGGATCAGTGCAACCAAGTTAGCACATAAACTATCAGTGGACTTATTTTTCACCCAGTTTTCACATCTATTGACTTAATACTGTTTCATGAGtcaacagctttaaaaaaacagctctATCAACACAAAGCAGTTACAAATCAACCATCTAATCTTCTGAAgcttagaaaaaagaaaaagaaaacctctTTCATGTATGACACGTGCAGTGCACTAAAATGTTTAACCTTTATTATTTAAGAAATTGGAGGCTGAGCTTAAGGCATTATCATTATAAGAACATGTCTGACAGACAAAGCCAGCAAGTGcttcccaaaaaaaaaaaagaaaagaaaagaaaagagctgCCTGTCATTTTTAACTCCTTTTTAGCCATAAAATGATGGCTCCGGGCTAACTGCTGCTGCCCTTCAC is from Oreochromis niloticus isolate F11D_XX linkage group LG20, O_niloticus_UMD_NMBU, whole genome shotgun sequence and encodes:
- the calcrl2 gene encoding calcitonin gene-related peptide type 1 receptor isoform X2; translation: MWKTLTLSLLVALALFTVVAHCQDMESLAVTEKTMPRQENFTDMDLANLLGQSRRQILAAQFECYLKIIHDPVTKEERVTKVCNPDGQWFHHPESKRIWSNYTMCSAHTNHKLKLAFSVYYMAMVGHSLSIVSLVISLTIFSYFKSLSCQRISLHKNMFLSFILNSIVTMIWLTFSVVNSQGTDTSNSVNCKILAVLTQYTSTSTYFWMLCEGIYLHTLIIVAVFVGEQQLFWYYILGWGFPIVPAVTYAVARGLFHDDPCWISTHTLLLYIVHAPIQVALIVNFFFLLNIVRVLITKLKETHCAESTTYMKAVRATLILIPLLGIQYILIPWAPEGRISRAVYEFFLNIFTHFQGLLVASIFCFCNNEAQTAVRRKWFQCKSAWGKTGWGETPLTNSPFNYHTNSSITETSRITMNSETPANAPSEKKDSISVVPENASRKKSNACTNGEIGNILETTQI